The following nucleotide sequence is from Roseivirga sp. BDSF3-8.
TTCTTTATAAAATTAAAGAGTGGAAAAGCGGTACTTCGAAAGTGTACGGAGGCCCGCTATTAGACAAAACCAAATCGGTACTAAAGCATTACGCCGAAATACCGGAGAAGGATTACCTTCAGATTATCCAGGCATACTTCAAAGAAGTCCGACAGTTTGCCGATAATGCAGACGAAGATCTGCTCAATAACATGGCGGCCATGGAGTTTGGCGAGGTGGGTAAGTTTGAGTTTATAGAGGAGCGTGAAACGGATAGCGTATTCGTACTGCTGGACCATGAAGCACAGGAAGTCTGGGACAGGTACGCAACCCTGATGGAAGATGGAAAACTAAAAGGCCACGAGCGTAAAAAGGCATTCCGCCCGTTCCGCAACTTCTTCTACGACCACGTCATCAACGTACCTGTAAAAGATGCCGCTCAAACCGTAGGCCGCAGCATGGAGAAACAGCACGGTTTTTTTGTGATTGAGGTAGGTGAGTTTTATGATGAGGAAATGGGGTTTATAATTCCTGAGAAGGCTGAAAAAGAAGAAAAGAAAGGAGCGATGATACTGTAAGCTGGCCTTAAAGCACAATCCCCGCTGCATAGCAGCCTGTCCGTCAACTGACGGAGGGTCCCCCGGCTACTAGCAGAAAGACTGCTTAAAGCGACCTCTGGGAATGGTAGAGAGATGGCTAAAGAGATGCAGTAAATCCCCTCCATGGAGGGGCAGGCGTACAATATTGCTTATGAAACAATAATATTCCGTCCGGGGTGGGTTTATGCAGACACCCTGCTAAAAGCAGTTGTGGGTATAGTAGCAGAGTGCCAGACGATGGGGGCCCCGCTATTCAGCGGGGACAGGTGCTTACCTGATTTATTAGTTTAAGAAAAAATGGAAACCACAGACACAAAACCACATACTATACAGACCACCACGCTGCGCTTTCCCGATCTGCGCTTGCAGCGGCGGGAGGCGGCGCAGTTGCGCGGGTACTTCGGCAACCTGTTCCGGGAGCATAGTCCGCTGTTGCACAACCACTACGAGGACGGCAGCCTGCGCTATGGCTACCCGCTGGTGCAGTATAAAGTCATCAAAGGCGTGCCCACCCTGCTGGGGCTGGAAGAAGGCGCCGGGCTGCTTACGGAGCTATTCCTGCAAGTGCGCGAGCTGGACATAGCCGGTACCCACTACACCATACAAGGCAAAGACCTACGGCAGGAAAAGGTAGCCATAGGCGTAGACCCCTCCGGACTGCACCAGTACACCTTCGTAAACCCCTGGCTGGGCCTGAACGAAGCCAACTACCAGAAATACAAAAAGGCCAGCCCGGAAGAGCAGCAAAAGCTGCTGCAGCGCGTCCTTACCGGCAACATCCTCAGCTTCTACAAAGGCATGGCCCTGCGCCTCTCACCCGATGAGCGCATCCTGCTCACCGCCAAGCTCAGCCCAAAACGCATCAACTTCAAAAACCAGGAAATGCTGGGATTTACGGGGGAGTTTACGACCAATGCTTTGCTGCCGGGTGCGGTGGGGCTTGGGAAAGCGGTTAGTCGGGGATTTGGGGTGGTTTCTTTTAATGGTTAATGGTTAGTTGTTAATTAGTGTCAATCCCTGAATAGCACTAGTCCCCGTCGTATGACGGGGCCCCCATCGGTGAGGTACGCTGTTGGGTATTGCTAGCTACTTAAGCTATCATCTACACACTAACTGCCGCGAGGCTCTACCGTGAGTCATCTTTAGGCATCATCTTCAGCCTCTTTACTTTATCTTCATAGAGATTCCTGTAAGCGGCCTTTAGCTGGTCTTTTAAGAAGGAGCGGTCAATAAGGGAATGAATCAGGTCGGTGGGGGTTGTAAACTCTG
It contains:
- a CDS encoding CRISPR-associated endonuclease Cas6, giving the protein METTDTKPHTIQTTTLRFPDLRLQRREAAQLRGYFGNLFREHSPLLHNHYEDGSLRYGYPLVQYKVIKGVPTLLGLEEGAGLLTELFLQVRELDIAGTHYTIQGKDLRQEKVAIGVDPSGLHQYTFVNPWLGLNEANYQKYKKASPEEQQKLLQRVLTGNILSFYKGMALRLSPDERILLTAKLSPKRINFKNQEMLGFTGEFTTNALLPGAVGLGKAVSRGFGVVSFNG